In a single window of the Anguilla rostrata isolate EN2019 chromosome 6, ASM1855537v3, whole genome shotgun sequence genome:
- the nmnat3 gene encoding nicotinamide/nicotinic acid mononucleotide adenylyltransferase 3 has product MASRVPLVLLACGSFNPITLQHMRLFELARDHMHQTGQFQVVGGILSPVSDVYGKQGLAPARHRVAMARLALGNSDWVRVDDWESKQADWTETVVTMRHHYNQILEQHQNTAGAPQLKLLCGADFLDTFKVPGLWRDDHVAEVAGRFGVVCVSRGSLQPDRAVHECDTLSRHRSNVFLVREWVSNEISATEVRRALRRGLSVKYLLPDAVIDYIRRHGLYTWESEQRNKGAALRPLAQQGAPPETLSD; this is encoded by the exons ATGGCCAGTCGTGTCCCCCTGGTCCTGCTGGCCTGCGGCTCTTTCAACCCCATCACCCTCCAGCACATGAGGCTGTTTGAGCTGGCCCGGGACCACATGCACCAGACAG GTCAGTTCCAGGTGGTGGGCGGGATCCTGTCCCCCGTGAGCGACGTGTACGGCAAGCAGGGCCTGGCCCCGGCGCGGCACCGCGTCGCCATGGCGAGGCTGGCGCTCGGCAACTCGGACTGGGTGCGCGTGGACGACTGGGAGAGCAAGCAGGCGGACTGGACTGAGACCGTCGTCACCATGAG GCACCATTACAACCAGATTCTGGAGCAGCACCAGAACACAGCCG gTGCTCCCCAGCTGAAGCTGCTCTGCGGGGCCGACTTCCTGGACACGTTCAAGGTGCCGGGCCTGTGGCGGGACGACCACGTAGCGGAGGTGGCGGGGCGCTTCGGGGTGGTGTGCGTGAGCCGCGGGAGCCTGCAGCCGGACCGGGCGGTGCACGAGTGCGACACGCTGTCGCGGCACAGGAGCAACGTCTTCCTGGTGCGCGAGTGGGTCAGCAACGAGATCAGCGCCACCGAGGTCCGCCGCGCCCTCAGGAGGGGCCTGAGCGTCAAGTACCTGCTGCCGGACGCCGTCATCGACTACATCCGCCGCCACGGTCTCTACACCTGGGAGAGCGAGCAGAGGAACAAGGGCGCCGCGCTGCGGCCGCtcgcccagcagggggcgccgccCGAGACGCTGTCCGACTGA
- the LOC135256471 gene encoding retinol-binding protein 1-like, producing the protein MPVDLNGYWKMISSENFEEYLKALDVNVAIRKIATLLKPDKDITHNGNHIIIKTLSTFKNYNMDFEVGKEFEEDLSGVDDRKCMTTITWEGDKLVCVQKGEKAGRGWTHWVEGNKLHLELRACGAVCKQVFEKQS; encoded by the exons ATGCCTGTTGATTTGAACGGCTACTGGAAAATGATTTCCAGTGAAAACTTCGAGGAGTACTTGAAAGCGTTAG ACGTGAATGTCGCAATCAGGAAAATCGCCACTCTGCTGAAACCAGACAAAGACATCACTCATAATGGCAATCACATTATCATTAAAACGCTCAGCACATTCAAGAATTACAACATGGACTTCGAGGTGGGGAAGGAATTTGAAGAGGATCTAAGTGGTGTGGATGATCGAAAATGCATG ACTACGATTACCTGGGAAGGGGACAAGCTGGTTTGCGTGCAGAAGGGAGAGAAGGCAGGCAGGGGCTGGACACACTGGGTAGAGGGGAACAAGCTACATTTG GAACTGAGAGCATGCGGAGCGGTTTGCAAACAGGTCTTCGAGAAACAGAGCTAA